A window from Pseudomonas sp. Tri1 encodes these proteins:
- the fadD2 gene encoding long-chain-fatty-acid--CoA ligase FadD2 gives MQPDFWNDKRPAGVPSEIDLGAYKSVIEVFERSCKKFADRPAFSNMGVTLTYAQLERYSAAFAGYLQAHTDLVPGDRIAVQMPNVLQYPIAVFGALRAGLIVVNTNPLYTPREMRHQFKDSGARALVYMNLFGQKVQEVLPDTDLQYLIEARMGDLMPTAKGWLVNTVISKVKKMVPDYSLPQAVSFKSALRLGRGHGIKPLKVSLDDIAVLQYTGGTTGLAKGAMLTHGNLVANMQQTRACLGQLGDDGHPLLREGQEVMIAPLPLYHIYAFTANCMCMMVTGNHNVLITNPRDIAGFIKELKNWRFSVLLGLNTLFVALMDHPDFKTLDFSNLKVTNSGGTALIKATAERWEQITGCSIAEGYGLTETSPVACANPYGGRSRLGTVGLPVPGTLMKVISDDGVEQPFGERGELCIKGPQIMKGYWNKPEATAEVLDSEGWFKSGDIAVIDPDGFVRIVDRKKDMIIVSGFNVYPNEIEDVVMAHPKVANCAVIGVPDERSGEAVKLFVVAREAGISLEELKAYCKENFTGYKVPKHIVLRETLPMTPVGKILRRELRDIA, from the coding sequence ATGCAGCCTGATTTCTGGAATGACAAACGCCCGGCCGGCGTGCCCTCGGAGATAGACCTGGGGGCCTATAAGTCGGTGATCGAGGTGTTCGAGCGTTCCTGTAAGAAATTTGCCGATCGGCCGGCGTTCAGCAACATGGGTGTGACCCTCACGTATGCCCAGCTCGAGCGCTACAGCGCCGCCTTCGCCGGCTACCTGCAAGCCCACACCGATCTGGTTCCCGGCGACCGTATCGCGGTGCAGATGCCCAATGTCCTGCAATATCCGATTGCCGTGTTCGGGGCCTTGCGCGCCGGTCTGATCGTGGTCAATACCAACCCGTTGTACACCCCTCGGGAAATGCGCCACCAGTTCAAGGACTCCGGCGCCCGGGCGCTGGTGTACATGAACCTGTTCGGGCAGAAGGTCCAGGAGGTGCTACCCGACACGGACCTGCAATACCTGATCGAAGCCAGGATGGGCGACTTGATGCCCACCGCCAAGGGCTGGCTGGTCAATACGGTGATCAGCAAGGTCAAGAAGATGGTCCCGGACTATTCATTACCCCAGGCCGTTTCTTTCAAGAGCGCCTTGCGCCTGGGGCGCGGCCATGGGATCAAGCCGCTGAAGGTCAGCCTCGATGACATTGCGGTGCTGCAATACACCGGCGGTACCACCGGCTTGGCGAAGGGGGCGATGCTGACCCATGGCAACCTGGTGGCCAACATGCAACAGACCCGTGCGTGCCTGGGTCAGCTCGGCGACGACGGCCACCCCTTGCTGCGCGAAGGCCAGGAGGTGATGATCGCGCCGCTGCCGCTGTACCACATCTATGCGTTTACGGCGAACTGCATGTGCATGATGGTCACCGGCAACCACAATGTGCTGATCACCAACCCGCGGGACATCGCAGGCTTCATCAAGGAGCTGAAGAACTGGCGTTTCTCGGTGTTGCTGGGACTCAACACACTGTTCGTGGCGTTGATGGACCATCCGGATTTCAAGACCCTGGATTTCTCTAACCTCAAGGTCACCAACTCCGGCGGTACTGCGCTGATCAAGGCCACGGCCGAGCGCTGGGAGCAAATCACCGGTTGCAGCATCGCCGAAGGTTATGGCCTGACCGAAACCTCGCCGGTGGCCTGCGCCAATCCTTACGGCGGCAGGTCCCGGCTGGGCACAGTGGGGTTGCCGGTGCCGGGTACGCTCATGAAAGTGATCAGCGATGATGGTGTCGAGCAACCCTTCGGCGAGCGCGGCGAACTGTGCATCAAGGGCCCGCAGATCATGAAAGGCTATTGGAACAAGCCTGAAGCCACGGCCGAAGTTCTGGACAGCGAGGGCTGGTTCAAATCCGGAGACATCGCGGTGATCGACCCGGATGGTTTTGTGCGCATTGTCGATCGCAAGAAAGACATGATCATCGTCTCGGGTTTCAACGTGTACCCCAACGAGATCGAAGACGTGGTGATGGCCCACCCGAAAGTCGCCAACTGCGCGGTAATCGGTGTGCCGGATGAACGTTCGGGGGAGGCGGTGAAACTGTTTGTGGTGGCACGCGAGGCGGGCATCAGCCTCGAGGAGCTCAAGGCCTACTGCAAGGAAAACTTCACCGGCTACAAGGTACCCAAGCACATCGTGTTGCGCGAAACGCTACCGATGACCCCGGTAGGCAAGATTCTGCGGCGGGAGTTGCGCGATATCGCTTGA
- the fadD1 gene encoding long-chain-fatty-acid--CoA ligase FadD1 → MIEDFWKDKYPAGIAADINPDEYPNIQAVLKQSCQRFADKPAFSNLGKTITYGELYELSGAFAAYLQQHTDLQPGDRIAVQLPNVLQYPVAVFGAIRAGLIVVNTNPLYTAREMEHQFNDSGAKALVCLANMAHLAENVVPKTSVKHVIVTEVADLLSPFKRLLINSVIKYVKKMVPAYHLPKAIKFNDVLSKGHGQPVSEANPTSDDVAVLQYTGGTTGVAKGAMLTHRNLVANMLQCKALMGSNLNEGCEVLITPLPLYHIYAFTFHCMAMMLIGNHNILISNPRDLPAMVKELSKWKFSGFVGLNTLFVALCNNEAFRKLDFSALKVTLSGGMALQLAAAERWKAVTGCPICEGYGMTETSPVATVNPIQNIQIGTIGIPVPSTLCKVIDDAGVEQPLGEIGELCVKGPQVMKGYWQRQDATDEILDSEGWLKTGDIAVIQPDGYMRIVDRKKDMILISGFNVYPNELEDVLATLPGVLQCAAIGVPDEKSGEAIKIFIVARPGVTLTKEQVMEHMRANVTGYKVPKAVEFRDALPTTNVGKILRRELRDEELRKLGLKK, encoded by the coding sequence ATGATTGAAGACTTTTGGAAGGATAAGTACCCAGCTGGGATTGCTGCCGACATCAATCCAGATGAGTATCCGAATATTCAGGCGGTGTTGAAGCAGTCCTGCCAACGCTTTGCCGACAAGCCGGCATTCAGCAACCTCGGCAAGACAATCACCTACGGTGAACTGTACGAATTGTCCGGTGCCTTTGCCGCGTATTTGCAACAGCATACCGATTTACAGCCGGGCGATCGAATCGCCGTGCAATTGCCCAACGTTCTGCAGTACCCGGTGGCCGTGTTCGGGGCGATCCGCGCCGGCCTCATCGTGGTCAACACCAACCCGCTGTACACCGCGCGGGAAATGGAACACCAGTTCAACGACTCCGGCGCCAAGGCACTGGTTTGCCTGGCGAACATGGCGCACCTGGCCGAGAACGTGGTGCCCAAGACGAGCGTCAAGCATGTCATCGTCACCGAAGTCGCCGACCTGCTGTCGCCGTTCAAGCGCCTGTTGATCAACAGCGTGATCAAGTACGTCAAGAAAATGGTCCCGGCCTATCACCTGCCCAAGGCCATCAAGTTCAACGATGTGCTGAGCAAGGGGCACGGCCAGCCCGTGAGCGAAGCCAACCCCACCAGTGACGATGTGGCGGTGCTGCAGTACACCGGCGGCACCACCGGCGTGGCCAAGGGCGCGATGCTCACCCACCGCAACCTGGTGGCGAACATGTTGCAGTGCAAGGCGCTGATGGGCTCCAACCTCAACGAAGGTTGCGAAGTGCTGATCACGCCGCTGCCGCTTTACCATATCTACGCCTTCACCTTCCATTGCATGGCGATGATGCTGATCGGCAACCACAACATCCTGATCAGCAATCCGCGTGACCTGCCGGCGATGGTCAAGGAGCTGTCGAAGTGGAAGTTCAGTGGTTTCGTTGGCCTCAACACCCTGTTCGTGGCCCTGTGCAACAACGAAGCTTTCCGTAAGCTGGATTTCTCGGCGCTGAAAGTCACCTTGTCCGGCGGCATGGCCCTGCAACTGGCCGCGGCTGAGCGTTGGAAAGCAGTGACCGGCTGCCCGATCTGCGAAGGCTATGGCATGACTGAAACCAGCCCGGTGGCCACCGTCAACCCGATCCAGAATATCCAGATCGGCACCATCGGCATTCCGGTGCCATCGACGCTGTGCAAGGTGATCGATGACGCAGGCGTCGAACAGCCATTGGGCGAAATCGGTGAACTGTGTGTGAAAGGTCCGCAGGTCATGAAGGGCTACTGGCAGCGCCAGGACGCCACCGACGAGATCCTCGACAGCGAAGGCTGGCTCAAGACCGGTGATATCGCGGTGATCCAGCCGGATGGCTACATGCGCATCGTCGATCGCAAGAAAGACATGATCCTGATCTCCGGTTTCAACGTGTACCCCAACGAATTGGAAGACGTGCTGGCAACCCTGCCAGGGGTGCTGCAATGCGCGGCCATCGGCGTACCGGACGAAAAATCCGGCGAGGCGATCAAGATCTTCATCGTTGCCCGGCCGGGTGTCACGCTCACCAAGGAGCAAGTGATGGAGCATATGCGTGCCAACGTCACCGGCTACAAAGTGCCCAAGGCCGTAGAGTTTCGCGACGCGTTGCCGACCACCAACGTGGGCAAGATCCTGCGGCGCGAGTTGCGAGATGAAGAGCTCAGGAAGCTGGGCCTGAAGAAGTAA
- a CDS encoding CsbD family protein has protein sequence MGSTSDKVKGVANEAVGNIKQGVGKATDNDRMRAEGVVQEKKGEAQQTVGKVKDAVKKGVNEA, from the coding sequence ATGGGTAGCACGAGCGATAAAGTGAAGGGCGTTGCCAACGAAGCCGTCGGTAACATCAAGCAAGGCGTCGGCAAGGCCACCGACAATGACCGCATGCGCGCCGAGGGCGTGGTCCAGGAGAAAAAAGGTGAGGCCCAGCAAACCGTGGGCAAGGTCAAGGATGCAGTCAAGAAAGGCGTTAACGAGGCATAA
- a CDS encoding YihY/virulence factor BrkB family protein codes for MMFPALKGLPLHRVMMRTVTEFLDDEMSTYASALAYQMLFSLFPFILFLIALIGFLHLPDFFSWLRLQSELVLPPQALEQVNPVIDQLQQSKGGLLSVGIVIALWTASAGVRLMMSAMNAAYDVVEGRPAWKRFPLSIFYTIGIAGMLLAAAALMVLGPQVMGWIAAQVGLEEFIVTLWTIVRWPVIVILMMVAVALIYYVMPDVKQEFRFITPGSVLAVVVWIVASLGFAFYVKTFANYNAMYGSIGAIIVLLLYFYISSAVLLLGAEMNAVIEHMSAEGKNPGEKSAGEHEKQHVSGLGRDHSIPHPHPDEARP; via the coding sequence ATGATGTTCCCGGCCTTGAAAGGCTTGCCCTTGCATCGTGTGATGATGCGCACCGTGACCGAGTTTCTCGACGACGAGATGTCGACCTACGCCTCGGCGTTGGCTTACCAGATGCTGTTTTCGCTGTTCCCCTTCATCCTTTTCCTGATCGCGCTGATTGGTTTCCTGCACCTGCCGGACTTCTTTTCCTGGCTGCGCCTGCAATCGGAACTGGTGCTGCCGCCCCAGGCCCTGGAACAGGTCAATCCGGTAATAGACCAGCTCCAGCAATCCAAGGGCGGGTTGTTGTCGGTGGGTATCGTCATTGCGTTATGGACGGCTTCGGCTGGTGTCCGGTTGATGATGAGCGCGATGAATGCCGCCTACGATGTGGTCGAGGGCCGGCCGGCCTGGAAGCGTTTTCCACTGTCGATTTTCTACACCATCGGCATCGCTGGCATGCTGCTGGCCGCTGCTGCGTTGATGGTGCTCGGGCCGCAAGTGATGGGTTGGATTGCGGCCCAGGTCGGGCTGGAGGAGTTTATCGTCACGCTCTGGACGATTGTGCGCTGGCCGGTGATCGTGATTTTGATGATGGTGGCCGTGGCGTTGATCTACTACGTGATGCCCGACGTGAAACAGGAATTTCGCTTCATCACGCCGGGCTCGGTGCTGGCCGTGGTGGTGTGGATTGTCGCTTCCCTGGGCTTTGCGTTCTACGTCAAGACCTTTGCCAACTACAACGCCATGTATGGCAGTATCGGCGCGATCATTGTGTTGCTGCTGTACTTCTATATTTCTTCGGCGGTGCTGTTGCTCGGCGCGGAAATGAACGCGGTGATCGAGCACATGTCCGCCGAGGGCAAGAACCCGGGCGAAAAGAGCGCGGGCGAGCACGAAAAACAACATGTGTCGGGCCTGGGCCGCGACCATTCCATTCCCCATCCCCACCCTGACGAAGCCCGACCATGA